From a region of the Castanea sativa cultivar Marrone di Chiusa Pesio chromosome 10, ASM4071231v1 genome:
- the LOC142613875 gene encoding putative indole-3-pyruvate monooxygenase YUCCA4, protein MGSCKEKEESTPMCAWVQGPIIVGAGPSGLAVSACLSEHGVPSVILERSNCIASLWQQRTYDRLKLHLPKRFCALPLLGFPQNFPKYPTKEQFISYMEDYATHFSIKPKFNQNVQSAVFDSSCGYWRVKTLDMEYNSRWLIVATGENAEPIIPEIVGIERFHAPPVHTSEYRSGSYFKNHKVLVIGCGNSGMEISLDLCRHKAVPHLVVRNTVHVLPREMFGISSFGLAMALLKLFPLSVVDKFLLLMSYFTLGNTEKLGLHRPKTGPMEHKNVTGKTPVLDVGALSKIKSGKIKVMAGVKEITRNGAKFMDGQEKEFDSIILATGYKSNVPSWLKGCDFFTKDGMPKTPFPNGWKGENGLYTVGFTRRGLLGTASDANKIAKDIADQWRPSEDWKTISNSQIILLKNCNKNKF, encoded by the exons ATGGGTTcttgcaaagaaaaagaagaatcaaCACCAATGTGTGCTTGGGTTCAAGGGCCAATCATTGTAGGTGCTGGACCATCTGGTCTTGCTGTCTCTGCTTGCCTATCTGAACATGGAGTTCCTTCTGTTATTCTTGAAAGAAGCAACTGCATAGCTTCACTTTGGCAACAAAGAACCTATGACCGCCTCAAACTCCACCTTCCCAAACGCTTTTGCGCTCTCCCATTACTTGGTTTCCCTCAAAATTTCCCCAAGTACCCAACAAAAGAGCAGTTCATTTCATACATGGAGGATTATGCTACACACTTCTCAATTAAACCCAAGTTCAACCAGAATGTCCAGAGCGCTGTGTTCGATTCCAGTTGTGGGTATTGGAGGGTTAAGACTCTGGACATGGAATACAATTCCCGGTGGCTGATTGTAGCCACTGGCGAAAATGCTGAGCCAATCATACCTGAAATTGTTGGGATCGAACGCTTCCATGCTCCTCCTGTTCATACTAGTGAATATAGGTCTGGCTCTTATTTCAAAAACCACAAGGTTTTGGTTATTGGGTGTGGCAATTCTGGCATGGAAATTAGCTTGGATCTTTGTAGACACAAAGCTGTCCCTCATTTGGTTGTTAGGAATACA GTGCACGTTCTGCCTAGAGAAATGTTTGGTATCTCATCATTTGGACTAGCAATGGCTCTACTCAAATTGTTTCCCTTAAGTGTTGTAGACAAATTCCTTTTGCTAATGTCTTACTTCACTCTGGGAAACACAGAAAAATTAGGCCTCCACCGCCCCAAAACAGGTCCTATGGAGCACAAAAATGTTACAGGCAAGACCCCAGTCCTTGATGTTGGAGCTTTATCTAAAATTAAATCCGGTAAAATAAAG GTAATGGCAGGTGTGAAGGAGATAACAAGAAATGGAGCCAAATTTATGGATGGTCAAGAAAAGGAGTTCGACTCAATAATCCTAGCAACTGGGTACAAAAGCAATGTGCCTTCTTGGCTGAAG GGCTGTGATTTCTTCACAAAAGATGGCATGCCTAAAACACCATTTCCTAACGGTTGGAAAGGAGAGAATGGATTGTATACAGTAGGGTTCACAAGGAGAGGACTCCTAGGCACAGCCTCTGATGCCAATAAAATTGCTAAGGATATTGCTGATCAGTGGAGGCCAAGCGAGGACTGGAAGACTATTAGTAATTCCCAGATTATCttactcaaaaattgtaacaaaaataaattctag